In a single window of the Acidobacteriota bacterium genome:
- a CDS encoding imidazoleglycerol-phosphate dehydratase HisB, with product MRTAKLKRKTTETQIGLSLNIDGRGKYEVATGIRFFDHMLELFARHGAFDLQLRCNGDLDVDQHHSVEDVGIALGEAFDKALGNRKGILRAGYFLMTMDETLGMAAVDLSGRAVAVVDAKVRTRLVGDFQSELAHDFFEGFARGARASVHVKTLYGRSNHHKLEALFKAFARALRFACSRDRRLAKMLPSTKGLL from the coding sequence ATGAGGACCGCCAAGCTAAAGCGCAAGACGACGGAAACGCAGATCGGTCTTTCCCTAAACATCGATGGTCGCGGCAAGTACGAAGTCGCAACCGGCATCCGTTTCTTCGACCATATGCTGGAGCTGTTCGCGCGACATGGAGCTTTTGATCTGCAGTTGCGTTGCAATGGCGACCTGGATGTCGACCAACATCACAGCGTTGAGGACGTGGGGATCGCGCTGGGCGAAGCTTTCGACAAAGCGCTTGGCAATCGCAAAGGAATTCTGCGCGCCGGTTATTTTCTGATGACGATGGATGAAACTTTGGGAATGGCCGCGGTCGATCTGAGCGGTCGAGCGGTGGCAGTCGTGGATGCGAAGGTTCGTACGAGACTGGTAGGTGATTTTCAATCAGAGCTGGCGCATGACTTCTTCGAAGGCTTCGCGCGCGGTGCGCGGGCCAGCGTTCATGTAAAGACGCTGTATGGCCGCTCGAATCATCACAAGCTGGAAGCGTTGTTCAAAGCATTCGCTCGCGCGCTGCGTTTTGCCTGCTCGCGCGACAGGCGCCTGGCGAAGATGTTGCCCAGTACAAAGGGGCTGTTGTGA
- a CDS encoding ATP phosphoribosyltransferase translates to MKIRLGIPKGSLQDATVALFARAGFNIYANGRSYFPSIDDPEIECMLIRAQEMARYVEHGFLDAGLTGRDWVLESGLEVETVTDLVYAKQSRGKVRWVLAVPQDSRFEKAEDLSHCIIATELVNTTKNYFASKNVPVKVEFSWGATEVKPPILADAIVEVTETGSSLRANRLRIIETVCESQTQLIANKAAWQSAEKRKKIENIALMLRGAIDAQGRVGLMLNVRKRDLNNVLAVLPALNSPTVSELNDRDWVAVNTILEESVVRDVMPKLKDANASGIVEYPLNKIVM, encoded by the coding sequence ATGAAGATCCGCCTCGGAATTCCTAAAGGCAGCCTGCAGGACGCGACTGTCGCGCTGTTCGCGCGGGCCGGCTTCAACATTTACGCGAATGGCCGCTCCTACTTCCCTTCCATCGATGATCCGGAGATTGAGTGCATGCTGATTCGCGCGCAAGAGATGGCGCGCTATGTCGAGCATGGATTCCTCGACGCTGGGCTCACTGGCCGCGATTGGGTGCTGGAAAGCGGACTTGAGGTCGAGACCGTTACTGATCTGGTCTATGCGAAGCAGAGCCGTGGCAAGGTGCGCTGGGTGCTCGCGGTTCCGCAGGACTCCCGTTTTGAAAAAGCTGAAGATCTAAGCCATTGCATCATCGCCACGGAATTGGTGAACACGACCAAGAATTACTTCGCCTCGAAGAATGTTCCAGTGAAGGTTGAGTTCTCCTGGGGCGCTACCGAGGTGAAGCCACCGATTCTTGCCGACGCTATCGTCGAAGTTACCGAAACGGGAAGTTCCTTACGAGCCAACCGGCTGCGCATCATCGAGACGGTTTGCGAGTCGCAGACTCAGCTGATCGCCAATAAGGCAGCATGGCAGTCAGCGGAGAAGCGCAAGAAGATCGAAAACATCGCGCTGATGTTGCGCGGCGCCATCGACGCTCAAGGACGCGTGGGGCTGATGCTCAATGTTCGCAAGCGTGATCTGAATAACGTGCTCGCAGTCTTGCCTGCATTGAACAGTCCGACGGTTTCTGAATTGAACGACCGCGACTGGGTGGCTGTGAACACGATCCTTGAAGAGAGCGTCGTGCGCGATGTAATGCCCAAGTTGAAAGACGCGAATGCGAGTGGGATTGTCGAATATCCCTTGAACAAGATCGTGATGTGA
- the hisC gene encoding histidinol-phosphate transaminase: MEKTLQARNAVRRMKEYHPPLSGRNGLRLDFNENTDAPSPRVMEVLKHIACGELTKYPERAPSEGRMAEFLRLKPDQALLTNGVDEAIHLLCETFLEPGDEVLIVVPTFSMYEIYAQSTGARVITVQANPERGFRFPIEVLLSSITGKTRMIALASPNNPTGAVVARADLLRIADAAPAAAVLVDEAYYDFWGQTVIDAVTRFPNLFVTRTFSKAYGLAGLRIGVLAGNSIQMPMVRKVASPYNVNGIALACLPHAIADRDFLADYIQQVLQGRARLMIQLTCQGVPYWISQANFVLAKIGPLHREFVAEMRKRGILVRDRSSDPGCNGCVRMTVGTTEHTERLLIVLPEVLNTIGWMATQQVSASPIMGSV, from the coding sequence ATGGAGAAGACTCTGCAAGCCCGCAATGCAGTGCGCCGCATGAAGGAATATCATCCGCCGCTCAGTGGGCGAAACGGTCTTCGGCTCGATTTCAACGAGAACACTGATGCTCCCTCTCCACGTGTTATGGAAGTTTTGAAACACATTGCCTGCGGCGAGCTCACGAAGTATCCGGAACGCGCTCCATCAGAAGGCCGGATGGCTGAGTTTCTTCGACTCAAACCCGACCAGGCGCTGCTCACGAATGGTGTAGACGAGGCAATTCACTTACTATGCGAAACGTTTCTTGAGCCGGGCGATGAGGTACTGATCGTAGTGCCCACGTTCTCGATGTACGAGATTTACGCACAGAGCACAGGCGCAAGAGTAATCACGGTACAGGCGAACCCGGAGCGGGGATTTCGGTTTCCGATTGAGGTTCTCTTGAGTTCTATTACCGGAAAGACACGCATGATTGCGCTCGCGAGTCCCAACAACCCCACGGGGGCGGTTGTCGCACGGGCGGATTTGCTGCGGATTGCGGATGCAGCTCCGGCAGCCGCGGTGCTGGTCGACGAAGCTTATTACGACTTTTGGGGACAGACTGTGATTGATGCCGTCACGCGCTTTCCCAACCTCTTCGTAACGAGAACATTTTCGAAGGCGTATGGCCTGGCTGGTTTGCGCATAGGCGTACTCGCGGGCAACAGCATTCAGATGCCGATGGTTCGCAAGGTCGCGTCGCCCTATAACGTGAATGGAATCGCTCTTGCGTGCCTGCCGCACGCAATTGCCGACCGAGACTTCCTTGCGGACTATATTCAGCAGGTCCTGCAGGGGCGCGCGCGCCTGATGATTCAGCTTACGTGCCAGGGAGTTCCATATTGGATCAGCCAAGCGAACTTTGTGCTGGCGAAAATAGGCCCGCTACATCGGGAATTTGTTGCCGAGATGCGGAAGCGCGGCATCCTCGTGCGAGACCGCAGTAGCGATCCCGGCTGCAACGGCTGCGTCCGCATGACGGTAGGCACAACTGAGCATACGGAACGCCTGTTGATAGTTCTGCCTGAGGTACTGAATACGATCGGCTGGATGGCAACGCAACAGGTTTCGGCTAGTCCTATTATGGGAAGCGTGTAA
- the hisH gene encoding imidazole glycerol phosphate synthase subunit HisH yields MIAIIDYKAGNLASVKKALDHLQVEAVVTDDPRLASRADKVILPGVGHFAATKELSRTGLCEAIRERIAAEKPFLGICVGMQWMLAGSSEAPDVSGLGAIRANCERFQSNDLKVPHVGWNQIAKVRDSRLLAGIDSGSFVYYSHSYYVPMNAETVATSEYCGTYSAALENDHLFGVQFHPEKSGQVGLRVLKNFCDL; encoded by the coding sequence GTGATCGCCATCATCGATTACAAAGCGGGCAATCTGGCATCGGTGAAGAAAGCTCTAGATCATCTCCAGGTTGAGGCTGTCGTGACTGACGATCCCAGGCTCGCGAGCCGCGCGGATAAAGTCATCCTTCCCGGCGTTGGACATTTCGCCGCGACAAAGGAATTGAGTCGTACTGGTTTATGCGAGGCCATCCGGGAGAGAATCGCTGCCGAAAAGCCATTTCTCGGAATTTGTGTCGGAATGCAATGGATGCTAGCGGGCAGCAGCGAAGCTCCAGATGTTTCTGGATTGGGAGCTATCCGGGCAAACTGTGAGCGCTTTCAATCAAACGATCTGAAGGTGCCGCATGTCGGGTGGAACCAAATCGCAAAGGTGCGCGACTCCAGGCTCCTCGCTGGTATCGATTCGGGATCATTCGTTTATTACTCCCACTCTTACTATGTCCCGATGAACGCTGAGACTGTGGCAACCTCGGAGTATTGCGGAACTTACTCCGCTGCATTAGAAAACGATCATCTGTTCGGAGTGCAGTTCCATCCTGAAAAATCGGGGCAGGTGGGGCTACGCGTACTCAAGAACTTCTGCGATCTCTGA
- the hisD gene encoding histidinol dehydrogenase, with translation MKLITSKRGTAVLNRLANRGALDLARVEKTAAKIVGEVRTKGDSGLLRYSRKFDGLASKTFRVSQSDIDASWRQVSSEFRAALESAAENIRRFAEWQKPLEWMRDVQTGVRLGQMVRPLESVGCYVPGGRHPLPSTLLMTVIPAQIAGVPRIVVVSPRPAPETLAAASLLGVKEFYAIGGAQGIAALAYGTRTIPRVDKIVGPGNAFVTAAKKLVAFDCAIDMLAGPTEVVIVSDSGSAAFIAADLVAQAEHDPDALAVFITSNEKLAKQVLDETQRQSAANHTARQSLKKNGYVIVTSSPGESMLIANQLAPEHITVASQREVSEIQSAGSVFVGDYSPQAAGDYLSGPNHVLPTGGTARFRSGLSVNDFVKLITVQEFTARGLQTIAREVSTLAQAEGLVAHAHSIAIRMGA, from the coding sequence ATGAAGCTCATCACCAGCAAACGCGGTACCGCAGTGCTCAATCGATTGGCAAATCGCGGCGCGCTCGATCTTGCACGCGTGGAGAAGACAGCTGCCAAGATTGTCGGCGAAGTGAGAACGAAGGGCGATTCGGGATTGCTTCGTTACAGCCGAAAGTTCGATGGCCTCGCGAGCAAGACATTCCGCGTCAGTCAGTCAGACATCGATGCCTCGTGGCGGCAGGTCAGCTCTGAGTTTCGCGCTGCACTTGAGAGCGCCGCGGAGAATATCCGGCGCTTCGCTGAGTGGCAGAAACCGCTGGAGTGGATGCGCGATGTGCAAACTGGCGTTCGACTCGGGCAAATGGTTCGTCCGCTCGAGTCCGTCGGATGCTATGTACCTGGTGGACGCCATCCTTTGCCTTCGACGCTGCTGATGACGGTGATTCCCGCGCAGATAGCGGGAGTACCGCGAATCGTGGTGGTGTCTCCGCGACCCGCGCCTGAAACCCTGGCAGCCGCTTCCCTGCTCGGGGTGAAGGAGTTTTATGCGATAGGCGGCGCGCAAGGGATCGCCGCACTTGCATACGGCACTCGCACGATTCCACGCGTTGACAAGATCGTTGGACCCGGCAATGCCTTTGTGACTGCGGCCAAGAAGCTCGTCGCGTTCGACTGCGCAATCGATATGCTCGCGGGGCCGACGGAAGTCGTGATCGTGAGCGATTCGGGAAGCGCGGCGTTCATCGCAGCCGATCTCGTTGCTCAGGCCGAGCACGATCCCGACGCGCTCGCAGTCTTCATCACATCGAACGAGAAACTTGCCAAGCAAGTACTAGACGAGACACAACGACAATCGGCTGCGAACCACACAGCGCGGCAGTCGCTCAAAAAGAATGGCTATGTGATCGTGACCTCGTCGCCTGGCGAGTCAATGCTTATCGCAAACCAGCTCGCTCCGGAGCACATCACGGTCGCATCGCAACGCGAAGTTTCTGAAATTCAATCCGCAGGATCCGTTTTTGTCGGAGACTATTCGCCGCAGGCCGCTGGCGATTACCTATCGGGTCCGAATCATGTCCTTCCCACAGGGGGAACAGCGCGTTTTCGCTCCGGACTCAGCGTGAACGATTTTGTAAAGCTGATTACTGTTCAGGAATTTACTGCCAGAGGCCTGCAGACGATCGCGCGCGAGGTGAGTACGCTCGCGCAGGCGGAAGGCCTGGTCGCACACGCGCATTCGATCGCAATAAGGATGGGGGCGTGA
- a CDS encoding phosphoribosyl-AMP cyclohydrolase → MEIDFNKMDGLVPVVVQDNAKGDLLMVGFANAEAYEKTLASGYVTFFSRTRQKLWMKGESSGNRLRVISAATDCDNDCLLFRVEVEGDGLVCHEGTRSCFTKSIALSEAPEIVG, encoded by the coding sequence ATGGAAATCGATTTCAACAAGATGGATGGCTTGGTGCCGGTAGTTGTCCAGGACAATGCCAAGGGCGACCTGCTGATGGTCGGCTTCGCCAATGCTGAAGCATACGAGAAGACGCTCGCGTCGGGATATGTGACGTTCTTCAGCCGCACGCGCCAGAAGCTGTGGATGAAGGGCGAGAGCTCTGGCAATCGCCTGCGCGTAATCTCGGCCGCCACTGATTGCGACAACGATTGCCTGCTCTTCCGTGTGGAGGTCGAAGGTGATGGGCTCGTCTGCCACGAAGGCACACGATCTTGTTTTACGAAGAGCATCGCGCTGAGTGAAGCGCCCGAGATAGTCGGATGA